A DNA window from Peromyscus leucopus breed LL Stock chromosome 3, UCI_PerLeu_2.1, whole genome shotgun sequence contains the following coding sequences:
- the LOC114694465 gene encoding C-type lectin domain family 4 member K-like has translation MKEREAPDAHFTVDKQNISLWPPEPPPKTDQSPVLRKPLSLRVAFICLALVLVTSIVLQVIFYPRLMDKILDMKSDAEMLRGRVDNISTLGSVLEKDRGRVEKAEVQMQTLNTSLTRVHSQILSLRTSMAQASAQISALTRRWEEVDNVSSRIPELQRDLDKASTLNARVRGLQSSLENVNKVLQTQSDILEMMSRGWKYFGGNFYYFSHTPKSWYSAEQFCISKEAHLTSVTSESEQEFLYKAANGLPLWIGLTKAGNEGEWYWVDETSFNMKQSERFWIPGEPNNTGSNEHCANIKSSSLRAWNDAPCDNRFLFICKRAAI, from the exons ATGAAGGAGAGGGAGGCCCCGGATGCACACTTCACAGTGGACAAGCAGAACAtctccctctggcctccag AGCCTCCTCCTAAGACTGATCAATCTCCAGTCCTAAGGAAACCTCTCAGCCTCCGAGTGGCCTTCATCTGTCTGGCATTGGTGCTGGTCACCTCTATTGTGCTTCAAGTTATTTTCT ATCCCAGGTTGATGGACAAAATATTGGATATGAAGAGTGATGCTGAGATGTTGAGAGGTCGTGTGGACAATATCAGCACCCTGGGTTCTGTTCTTGAGAAGGACAGAGGCCGTGTGGAGAAGGCTGAAGTTCAGATGCAGACACTGAACACCAGCCTCACACGAGTGCATTCTCAGATTCTGTCTTTgaggaccagcatggcacaagCCAGTGCTCAGATTAGTGCCTTAACAAGAAGATGGGAGGAGGTTGATAATGTCAGTTCCAGAAtcccagagctacaaagagatcTGGATAAAGCCAGCACCTTGAATGCAAGGGTCCGAGGACTGCAGAGCAGCTTGGAGAATGTCAACAAAGTACTCCAAACACAGA GTGACATTCTGGAGATGATGTCTCGAGGCTGGAAGTACTTCGGGGGGAACTTCTATTACTTTTCACACACCCCAAAGTCCTGGTACAGCGCAGAACAGTTCTGCATTTCTAAGGAAGCTCATCTGACCTCAGTGACCTCAGAATCAGAGCAA GAGTTTCTCTACAAGGCAGCAAATGGGCTTCCACTCTGGATTGGTCTCACCAAGGCAGGGAATGAAGGGGAATGGTACTGGGTGGATGAAACATCATTCAACATGAAGCAAAGCGAGAG GTTCTGGATTCCAGGTGAACCCAACAATACTGGGAGCAATGAACATTGTGCCAATATAAAGTCATCCTCCCTCCGGGCCTGGAATGATGCCCCCTGTGACAACAGGTTCCTTTTCATTTGTAAGCGAGCTGCCATCTAG
- the LOC114694464 gene encoding C-type lectin domain family 4 member K-like has protein sequence MKEREAPDAHFTVDKQNISLWPPEPPPKPDQSPVLRKPLSLRVAFICLALVLVTSIVLQVIFYPRLMNKILDVKSDAEMLRGRVDNISTLGSVLEKDRGRVEKAEVQMQTLNTSLIRVHSQILSLRISMAQASAQISALTRRWVDVDNLTSKLPELQRDLDKASTLNAKVQRLQSSLENVNKVLQTQSDILEMMSRGWKYFGGNFYYFSHTPKSWYSAEQFCISKEAHLTSVTSESEQEFLYKAANGLPLWIGLTKAGNEGDWYWVDETSFNMKQSERFWIPGEPNNAGSNEHCANIRVASPRAWNDASCDFKFLFICKRPGI, from the exons ATGAAGGAGAGGGAGGCCCCGGATGCACACTTCACAGTGGACAAGCAGAACAtctccctctggcctccag AGCCTCCTCCCAAGCCTGATCAGTCTCCAGTCCTAAGGAAACCTCTCAGCCTCCGAGTGGCCTTCATCTGTCTGGCATTGGTGCTGGTCACCTCTATTGTGCTTCAAGTTATTTTCT ATCCCAGGTTGATGAACAAAATATTGGATGTGAAGAGTGATGCTGAGATGTTGAGAGGTCGTGTGGACAATATCAGCACCCTGGGTTCTGTTCTTGAGAAGGACAGAGGCCGTGTGGAGAAGGCTGAAGTTCAGATGCAGACACTGAACACCAGCCTCATCCGTGTGCATTCTCAGATTCTGTCTTTGAGGATCAGCATGGCACAAGCCAGTGCTCAGATTAGTGCCTTAACAAGAAGATGGGTGGATGTTGATAATCTCACTTCCAAACTCCCAGAGCTGCAAAGAGATCTGGATAAAGCCAGCACCTTGAATGCAAAGGTCCAAAGACTTCAGAGCAGTTTGGAGAATGTCAACAAAGTGCTCCAAACACAGA GTGACATTCTGGAGATGATGTCTCGAGGCTGGAAGTACTTCGGGGGGAACTTCTATTACTTTTCACACACCCCAAAGTCCTGGTACAGCGCAGAACAGTTCTGCATTTCTAAGGAAGCTCATCTGACCTCAGTGACCTCAGAATCAGAGCAA GAGTTTCTCTACAAGGCAGCAAATGGGCTTCCACTCTGGATTGGTCTCACCAAGGCAGGGAATGAAGGGGACTGGTACTGGGTGGATGAAACATCATTCAACATGAAGCAAAGCGAGAG GTTCTGGATTCCAGGTGAACCCAACAATGCTGGGAGCAATGAACATTGTGCCAATATCAGGGTGGCCTCCCCCAGGGCCTGGAATGATGCTTCCTGTGACTTTAAGTTCCTTTTCATCTGTAAGCGACCGGGTATCTAG